In the genome of Streptomyces fagopyri, the window CGTCTACCTCTACTGGCTCCACGAACGTCGCTCCCCGGACCTCAACGAGGTTCTACCCAGGCTGTAGTCCACCAGCCTTTCGGAGCTACTCGTCTAGGCTGGCACCCGTTTCGTCCTGCCCATGGAGCAGCGTGTAGGTCTTCGTCCACTGGACCTGTTCGCCGCCTTCAACATTGAGCACCAGCCCTGACCAATCCGCGTTATCTGTGATCGTTGTGCACGGAGGAGCAGCCGCGGGCGCCAAGCTTCGCGTAGCTGCTCGTCTCGAAGCCGCGGACGCAAGCCCGGAGGAGGTCTAGCGGGTCATCGCGCGAAAACGGCCTGGCCTCGGTGAGTTCCGGCGCCCGCCCCGGCTTCTGACCTTTCCCACGAGCCATCAGCGCAGGACGTCAGTGACCCTGTCTGGACAAAACGCTCGAAGCCGCTGCGGGGCCAGCAGCCCACATCTCCTTTGCGGTCCGGAGCCATGGGCTGTGCGTCGAAGGGGTGGGTGCTCACGTCCGACCGGATGGACAGGACATGGGTGAGCCCTCGCGCGAATGGCCGGCCCGCAGGTGCGCGTTGGTGCCATAGGCGGCGTCAGCCACCACCGCCAGCGGTGTCATCCCCCAGTCCGCGAGAAACAGCGCCTGAGGGTTAACTGGGTTGGCTCCTGCGATCGTTGTGCCTTGTGTTGGGGTGCGATTTCCGTAGCGTGATCAAGCAATCCCTCAAACGCCGGGCCGAACGACTGGCCCCGCTCCGGGCGAACGATCGCCCCTCGTGCCCGCTCCGCGGCGTGCGGGCGGCTGTCGCACGCACTGTGCTCGGGGAGGAAATACGTGATCCGCATCCGCACCACCATGACCGCCGGTGCCGCCTTCGTCGGCGCGCTCGCGCTTGCGCTGTCCGCCGCCGGCCCGGCCGCCGCCGACGACTCCTGGCAGCAAGGGGCCAGGACGAGCAACCCGGGCAGCGCTGCCCTCTGCGTGGGTTCGCTCGACAAGGCCAGGGTCTGCTTCAATCCGAGCGGCGATAAGATCTACGTCTATGACGGTGACGCCGACAGCGCCTCCGCGGTCGCCGACTGGGAGAACTACAAGCACTGGAGCGACAACAGCGTCTACCGGTCCGGCCAGTGTATGAACTCGGAGGGCGCCGGCACCTGGGTCGTGTGCAACAAGGACTTCTACGAGGACGGCCTGCTCCTCATGACGGCCCGCACCTACGGCCGCAGCGCCGGCCGGTGGACCGGCTCCTACGGCTTCGACTCCTTGCGCACCAGCTGATCCGTTTCCGGCAGACGCGTCCGGCCGCGCCCCGATCACTGGGCGCGGCCGGACGCGTCTGCTGAAGACGAGCATCGTCGGCGGCTGCGTGGGTTCGATCGTGAAGGCCGGGGTCAACGCCCGGTCGATTTTGGATACAGGGTCTGTTGCTCAGGCGGTAGACGGCCGACCCTTGACCGGGGCTGACTGCTCGCCCAGGTTTCGCCAACCTGTGGCGCCCAGAACGGGGAACAGAACCAGGACGGCCAGCCAGCCCACTTTGGGCAGCAGTCGCATGCGCGCTGCGGGGGTCCTGATGCAGTCGTTGCCTGCGGGCGTCGTCGTCCGGAGTGGGTGTGCGGCTCGCTGAATCCGATTAGGTCTGTGGCATGTCCATGCGGCAAGGTGTGCGCATGATGCGACCCATGCGTGCGCTGTTCCCCCTTCTCCTACTGTCCATGCTCGTCACAGGATGTGACGCCGGCAAGAAGGACGGGGCGGCCGCCGACAGTGCCGACCTTGACGCTGCCGCGCGCGTCTGGGGCGTCGCGCCGGAACTCGTCTATGTCACCAAGGTCTCCGGCTTCACTGTGTTCCAGCAGTCGGTCGGCGAGTATAAAGACGAATTCGCGGCCGCGTACAGGTCCGACAAGGGGTCCACCAAGTTTGGCCTCTTCGTAGGTCGGGGCACGATTACAGCGGAGAGCTGCCCCAAGCAGCCGCTGGGCGAGGTGGCGGACAGGCAGGTGACCTGTGAGCACGACGGCGACGCCTGGTACCGCAAGGCAGGTGACAGTCACGAATACGCGGTGCCCGGCAACGGGGTGGTGATTCGGCTGATCGCCGACGCGGACAAGGTCGACCGCACCATTCTGCGCAAGGCGGCCGAGTCGGCCCACCGCCCGGACGACGTTGAACTGGCCGCACTCCTGCCGACCAGCAACGGCGCGGGCACCTGAAAGCATCGATCACTCTTCCCAGCTCTCATCCCCTTTGCCGCCGATCCACGCCCGCTCGGCGTAACGCTGGAGCTGGCGATGGGGGCGCAAGGGATGGATGCGTGCATGGAAGCGAACCTGATCCGTTTGGTGCAGCAGATCGGGGGGCCGCCTTGGTCGACTGGTTCGAGAGAGCATTTTCCGGGCCCTAGCTGAATTGGTCCATCAGGAGGATCGCGTTGGATTTGGGGTGCAAACCGGGACGTCCGTCCAGCAGTCCGGGGGGATTCTCCGTAGTCAGCTGGCTCATCTGGGAAGGAACCGCGCGCGACTGAGTGCAGAGCTGGGGAGGAGTCCAGATTGGGCCGTTATCGAGTTCGACGGCCCGGTCCGTTCCACCCGTGTCTGAGAACGAGGGCCTGATCGACGCCCACCACCACGCGTGAAGGACGCGCCGTCGCTCCGGGTCACCTTGAGGGTCACTTCGCTACGCCGCTGGCGGATCCAGGCGACCAACGTAGTGGCCGGTGCGGTGACGGCTCCGGGACCGAGAGCCACCAGGAGCCCGTCGGTCACCGGCCCCAGACTGCCCGGAATCGGTGGGCTCTCCGCGAGACCGACGCGGCCCCGGATCTCGTCCACATCCCCAACCAGCTGTGGAGCGACCGTAGATCACCGGCGCCGGGGGCTTCGTCGATGGTCAGTAGATCGTGGTGTCCGTGGTGTCCCTATGGTCGGCCACGCCTCCACCTCGCCAGGAGACCACTGCCACACGTACGCGTAGAAGGACCGCTCCGTGCAGTGGACCAGTTTCGACCGCCGCCCAGTCGTCTCGCCCT includes:
- a CDS encoding effector-associated constant component EACC1 gives rise to the protein MDEIRGRVGLAESPPIPGSLGPVTDGLLVALGPGAVTAPATTLVAWIRQRRSEVTLKVTRSDGASFTRGGGRRSGPRSQTRVERTGPSNSITAQSGLLPSSALSRARFLPR